From Halotia branconii CENA392, the proteins below share one genomic window:
- a CDS encoding Mini-ribonuclease 3: MKSKEEKLLDGQQDEAPQLNSSLTQAFLATTAQLPQEISQTQLQQISPAALAYLGDAIYELYVRMFYLLPLQRTDTYHHLVVAQVRAETQALHLRSLIPDLTKTELEIVRRGRNAATKRPKRVDPDIYQQATSLETLIGYLYLTDSQRLTELLQKLHLEK; the protein is encoded by the coding sequence GTGAAGTCAAAGGAGGAAAAGCTATTAGATGGACAACAAGATGAAGCCCCTCAGCTAAATTCATCTTTGACCCAAGCATTCTTGGCAACTACAGCCCAATTACCACAAGAGATTTCCCAGACACAATTACAACAAATTTCTCCTGCTGCCTTAGCGTATTTAGGAGATGCAATTTATGAATTGTATGTTAGGATGTTCTATCTACTGCCATTACAGCGGACAGACACCTACCATCATTTGGTAGTAGCACAGGTAAGAGCCGAAACCCAGGCACTTCATTTGCGATCGCTAATCCCTGATCTCACAAAAACAGAATTAGAAATTGTCCGACGAGGTCGTAACGCTGCCACAAAACGCCCAAAACGAGTTGATCCCGATATCTATCAACAGGCAACTAGTCTAGAAACTTTAATTGGCTATCTTTATCTCACCGATTCCCAACGCTTAACCGAACTGTTGCAAAAACTTCACTTAGAGAAATAG
- the rlmB gene encoding 23S rRNA (guanosine(2251)-2'-O)-methyltransferase RlmB produces MQNKPRKIKTSGEPNRGQPLKIKTKRVIANSIHTPSPKHKKGDSNSLSNSPRPHRDFSHPSPSLKHTEDNDLIYGRHPVLSALESERELNRIWVTPRLRYDPRFHHLILQAKDNGTVIDEVEPKRLDQITNGANHQGIAAQIAPYTYIELPDLIEQTKSVTDPVIVVADGITDPHNLGAIIRTAEAIGAQGLVIPQRRASGITSTVVKVAAGALENFTVARVVNLSRALEELKEAGFWIYGTAAAGSEPLHAVKFSGPIALVIGSEGEGLSLLTQRSCDVLVSIPLMGKTPSLNASVAAGMALYEIYRQRSLNTLYLDKLQKPL; encoded by the coding sequence ATGCAAAATAAACCAAGAAAAATCAAGACTTCTGGCGAACCAAACCGTGGGCAACCGCTGAAAATTAAGACTAAGCGTGTCATCGCTAATTCGATTCACACTCCTAGTCCTAAACATAAAAAAGGGGATAGTAATTCTCTATCCAATAGCCCACGCCCACACCGCGATTTTTCTCATCCATCTCCATCTCTAAAACACACAGAAGATAACGACTTGATTTATGGTCGTCATCCCGTTTTGAGTGCTTTAGAAAGTGAGCGAGAACTGAATCGCATTTGGGTTACTCCTCGCCTACGCTATGATCCCCGTTTTCATCATTTGATTCTCCAAGCTAAAGACAATGGCACAGTCATTGACGAAGTAGAACCAAAGCGCTTAGACCAAATTACCAACGGTGCTAATCACCAAGGTATAGCAGCACAAATAGCTCCCTATACCTACATTGAATTGCCAGATTTGATTGAACAAACAAAATCAGTAACTGACCCTGTAATTGTAGTAGCTGATGGCATCACTGATCCCCATAACTTAGGTGCAATTATTCGCACCGCCGAAGCTATAGGCGCTCAGGGATTAGTCATACCTCAAAGAAGGGCATCAGGAATCACTTCTACCGTTGTCAAAGTGGCAGCAGGTGCTTTAGAAAATTTTACTGTCGCCAGAGTAGTCAACCTCAGCCGCGCCTTAGAAGAATTGAAAGAGGCTGGTTTTTGGATTTATGGTACTGCCGCTGCTGGCAGTGAACCTCTACATGCAGTCAAGTTCAGTGGCCCGATCGCTTTGGTAATTGGCTCTGAAGGTGAAGGTCTGAGTCTGTTGACACAACGCTCCTGCGATGTACTGGTATCAATCCCCCTGATGGGTAAGACCCCTAGCCTGAACGCTTCAGTAGCCGCAGGTATGGCGCTTTATGAGATTTATCGCCAGCGATCGCTAAACACGTTGTACCTAGATAAATTACAAAAACCTCTTTAA
- a CDS encoding IS701 family transposase — MKETTPTAMPPCFEKWCQRFDDVFGHKAQKREFRHYLGGLLGESERKNLLQLAENAVGVNYHRLHHFLTDSPWSATKVNERRLEVMNKCSQTKISRGFSLIIDDSGHRKSGNFTEGVGRQYIGEIGKTDNGIVVVTTHLYDGRKSLPLDIELYQHADSLPEGKQDPLFEKKTEIAIKLIDQTRERGYQPGIVIVDAGYGNNTSFLLELENRKLKYLGGIAKNRKVTISEQENNQRTIRIDELAKSIPQEAFSEIQLNLDKPRKVWVATFEVEISRLEGKRSIAIFMNAATFSDATDIDYFITNVSTSVVTSEWIVNTYSQRNWVEVFYREAKGFLGLKEYQVRDKTSLMRHFILVFCAYTFVLWHQLTGGFRRRWATKPLNTFTEALEAFRTAISFRFIEWLTVNRDVFAAHKASFGFIWA, encoded by the coding sequence ATGAAAGAGACAACTCCCACAGCTATGCCCCCATGCTTTGAAAAATGGTGTCAAAGGTTTGACGATGTATTTGGTCATAAAGCGCAAAAAAGGGAGTTTAGACATTATTTAGGGGGGTTGTTAGGAGAAAGCGAACGGAAAAACTTGTTGCAGCTCGCAGAAAATGCCGTAGGAGTAAATTACCACCGATTACACCACTTTTTGACAGATTCCCCTTGGTCGGCCACAAAGGTGAATGAACGACGCTTAGAGGTAATGAACAAGTGTAGTCAGACTAAAATCAGTAGAGGATTTAGCTTGATAATTGATGATTCAGGGCATAGGAAAAGTGGTAACTTTACCGAAGGTGTGGGAAGACAATATATCGGAGAAATTGGCAAGACAGATAATGGAATAGTGGTGGTAACAACTCATTTATATGATGGGAGAAAAAGCCTACCATTAGATATAGAGTTATATCAACACGCTGATTCATTACCCGAAGGAAAACAAGACCCTCTATTTGAGAAAAAAACAGAGATAGCAATTAAGTTAATAGACCAAACAAGAGAGCGAGGATATCAACCAGGAATAGTGATTGTAGATGCCGGATATGGTAACAATACATCATTCCTATTAGAACTAGAAAATCGCAAATTAAAGTATTTAGGAGGAATAGCCAAAAATCGGAAAGTCACAATTAGTGAGCAAGAGAATAATCAACGAACAATTAGGATAGATGAGTTAGCAAAGTCTATACCCCAAGAGGCTTTTAGCGAAATTCAACTCAATTTAGATAAACCTAGAAAAGTATGGGTAGCAACTTTTGAAGTAGAGATATCACGTCTGGAAGGTAAACGAAGTATAGCTATCTTCATGAATGCTGCTACTTTTTCTGATGCCACAGATATCGACTACTTTATTACCAATGTTTCTACATCTGTTGTAACTTCAGAATGGATAGTAAACACCTATTCTCAACGCAATTGGGTAGAGGTCTTTTATAGAGAAGCCAAGGGTTTTTTAGGATTGAAAGAATATCAAGTCCGAGATAAAACCAGTCTCATGCGACATTTTATCTTGGTATTTTGTGCCTATACTTTTGTCCTTTGGCATCAGTTGACTGGTGGTTTTAGACGTAGGTGGGCAACTAAACCGTTGAACACTTTTACTGAGGCTTTAGAAGCCTTTAGAACTGCTATTTCTTTCCGATTTATTGAGTGGTTGACTGTTAATCGTGACGTATTTGCCGCTCATAAAGCCAGTTTCGGCTTTATTTGGGCTTGA
- a CDS encoding DUF1816 domain-containing protein, with the protein MKTIWDNLKESLINTFNSLGLAWWVEIVTQNPRCTYYFGPFLSSADAKVALKGYVEDLEAEGAQGIIVNVKRCKPGTLTIAEDLGERIDRKVKPVFSGLM; encoded by the coding sequence ATGAAAACAATTTGGGATAACCTGAAAGAATCTTTGATTAACACATTTAACAGTCTCGGCTTAGCTTGGTGGGTGGAAATAGTAACGCAAAATCCGCGTTGTACCTACTATTTTGGGCCATTTTTAAGTTCTGCTGATGCGAAAGTGGCACTTAAAGGCTACGTAGAAGATTTAGAAGCAGAAGGCGCACAGGGAATAATTGTAAATGTTAAGCGCTGCAAACCAGGGACTCTCACAATTGCTGAAGACTTGGGGGAAAGGATTGACCGCAAAGTAAAGCCTGTCTTTAGCGGTCTGATGTAA